GTTTATGTTCCTCATCTTTATCATATTCAAAACTATCACGATTAGGAAAAACAATATCTCATCAATAACTCTATCATGATTTGTTTTGAGAAAATTAGTTCGTTAAACCACTGAGGCTAatttatttatgtactcatactacacttatgtactaattgtgcaggtactgagcAGGTGCATCGGGTGCTCACTTAGGCGCGTAGTCGTATCAGCTGGAGACTTAGTAGTGAGTTGCTTTCCATGCTTCGGCCCGCATCACCCGGAGTCTCCTTTCCCTATATTTATTGTATTCTATCTACTTTCATTCCAACAGTAGATGTAGTTAGGGGTGGGCATAGTTTGGGCAAACCTGAAATTCAAACTGAAATTcgaattttttggattttcggaTAACGAAATggattttgaatttaatttttaaaagttttggatttcggattggatatTGGATTTGGTACTTCGAATATTTTGATATCCAAAATTCTTATACTTTATATTAATCCATTATCCATATTCTAATAATAATAAGTTCAATACcctatgtcacgccccaaactagggaaggcacgactggcactcgatactgtattcgatccagttagccactaaacatactagctaactagactgggggcccaacagatcggcagcacaacatctgaaatactaagcctggaccgtaaagttatgacatgaataacaataagccatataaacttaggtagacaagccaaaataataaaatactagttGGCCGATGAGGCCGCGACtgaagacatacatgcctacacacctatatatacatgccaagcctatgggctggagactgaaagcaacaaaaaaagaaacccagaatattgtgtccacaatagcctctaagagtatcataagcactgtcgggataaggtcccaactatacccaaactgtacaacaaaagtaaccatcctatgaaagctccatgaagaggtggagcttaccaactcacaaCTGAACTccgaaatcctagcggaggggtcgatcagagtccctacctggacctgcacgcacgaaacaaaaTGCAGTATCCCCaggcaacgggacatcagtacgaataaaaatgtactagtatgtaaggcagaaagtagaatcatacatagctgatgtaaaaaggtaataaagataccacctgacactgaaactctgatagcctccatggccgacatccgacctcatagtaataaaatatgcatggtatgctcgtgtaatcgtatgtcgtgaatacatatatattgatgtaaatgcatgacatacccaaccaaatgctagcaatggcggtctctcccggtagctaacGGGTATCATATTGCCAACTTGTGGCCAtctgtataatatatatagtctttcgggaaaataggccccttacctccgattatagctcgaagtccatgcataatatgtcatgtatgatatgaactttgaatgcacataataggccataacaagaacttagccaaccttggctcattggtactcttattctcataatctcataatcaccttcgtatcgcatacaaatgtctcgtggaacctcatatcttttttaataagtttgaaaacttaactcgacttttagaaagataacttaactctgaatatgttcataaaaagcttaaggttcttcacttagtccttatacctgatttcttgataattagtaaaagaaagtatttcaaaaaaaatatcaaatattttagtagtttaaacataaaaattatatttaaaaattttgaaatcgacgtgtcactttagagattttaaaatacactttaacaaggaagaaggactgGTCGCAAATactaaattcctttatttttaagtcacacaacccaaagacgaataagaattcatatatatggacatatatttaagaaagccgacaaaatgacatatatagatgtcgaataccctttTTCACCGAACGActggaatatcaacctaatagcatcatgaaaatacttcagctacgataccaatgcctttcacagaaggtctttctagcaacagaatagtaaaatatcacatttggcgtcttaggaatttcccaaaattcgtgctaaaaggaaggacgaagcttagccttaacatacctctccaacgaacgtctgaatgcctgtagttccttcacgaaagttGTTCCTTACATCCTAAGTTTCAAAAccactatatatatgcagcttatatgcacctataaatagttcataaatgagtttaaatcggcagatttgcCATATAATCCTAACTTGACGAAACTcccgtagaactttgtaaaaacgatcataaaagagtcccaagatgattaccttggcaaaccaagtataaatcctgaagaaccagcaagaacaacaatttcctatcttccaaaagtagctccaaacacagctaatagaagggggaaacgattgcaaagcgtagagattgcgCTTCTAGGCACAGGGGCAAACTTTAACAATAGAAATCGTTAAAAACGCACCTTAATCACTTAAGAACACCATGAAACCCTATCTTAAGCTTTCTTACTATTTTGGGATGAAGATGAAATATTTTGGGGTCTTAAAAGTCGGATTTTTCGACTTATACTACTAGTTTGACCCGACCCGGTTCGCGACCCAATTTCAGCCCGGACAgtccgcggtaaaacagtcataacgTTTTACTCCAATGTCGGTTTGATGTGAGATTTATTTGGTtgcaaactagactcgtagaccttcgatTTGATAGGTTGTGGGTCTCATAAAtctttatatattgggagaaatgatctgatacattcgacccaaagtttagaaattttattagagaaatttacgataacttttgccgacctttatttcgcaacttgcttgactccaaaacttaacatgtgaccagtgtgatattataatacctcataacacattattcttagcatattatacactcttagtcttatcccacaggtgcaagttaaattaaaccttccgaacgcgcggggtgctacacgagccatttctttaaccatgaacctttgtttaagggattcctttgacttaaagctttagtttagttccttgatattaccacacattttcagtcttattctcccaatgtgctatacccaatcatatatacctaatataaccatgccacgttacgtatattacgtaagagaagagagaaacaccTGAGGTCTCACAGTCTCTCcccccttaagaacattcgtccgcgAATGGGTCAAGTCAATTCTTTGGTTTCATTTCTTGTCCGCTAATACGTTATTTGCGAGGCTATATTTGTTACATTTGCAAAGCATAAATCAAATTCTGAAGATTCCAACtactaggcttcgtatagctatctcgcaataagaaatttaaattgCACTTTCAAGTCATTTAAAATCCAATTAAGTTGCTGTAAAGAAATAATTGGCAATTATTTAAATGTGACTCACCTTAAGTCGTAAATAGGTGGGGgtacttcttcctcatttcctcctcagcttcccaggtcatttcctcgatgttgttatttcgccataacactttcacggaagccacttctttagttcgaagcttccttacctgccgatctaaaataacTACTGGTACCTCTGCATAAGATAAGTCTTCAGCAATGTGAATATCCTCAATGGGCGTAATACGTGAaggatctccaatgcacttccgcaacatagatacatgaaacacaggaTGGACTGCTTCCAATTCTAAAGGCAAATCAAGCTCGTACGCCACCCTACCAATCCTCTGAATAATCTTATACGGTCCAACATACATGGGGCTGAGcttccccttctttccaaatcgcatgacgcccttcataggcgatactttcaggaaaacccaatcttctacatcaaactctaagtctcgtcgtcgaACATCTGCATAAGACTTTTACCGACTTTGTGATTACACAGCCGGTCTCTAATAAGTTTTACCTTTTCCATTGCTTGCTGGACAAAGTTAGGACCTAGCAACTCTATTTCCCCAACCTCGAACCAACCGatcggcgacctacacttccgcccGTATAGTGCttcgtaaggagccatctgaatactagcttggaagctgttattataagcgaactcaataagaggtagatgatcatcccaacttcctttaaaatctagcacgcaggcacgtaacatatccttaactatctgaatagtacgctctgcctgtccatcagtttgcggatgaaaagcggtgctaagatttacctgcgtgcctagacccttctgaaaagatttccaaaaatatgttgtaaattgagcccctcgatcagagataatagataatggcactccgtgaaggcaaacaatctctcgaatgtaaAGCTTGGCATAATCCTCGGCTGAATATGTCGTCCTGACTGGCAGGAAATGAGCagattttgtaagcctatcaataattacccaaatagAATCATACCTCCGTAGAGTGCGAGGAAAGCcagtgatgaagtccatatttatcATGTCCCATTTCCATAATGGAAGCTCAATACACTGAGTTAGGCCTCCAGGCCTCTGATGTTCGGCTTTAACTTGCTGGCAGTTGGGACATTGGGCTACCATCTCCGTGATATCTTTTTTTAttccattccaccaatagatctgttgaaggtcccgatacatctttgtcgctccgggATGAACTGCATATCTAGAATAATGGGCCTCCGAAAGAATCTTGGCACGAAGCTCTCCTACTGACGGTACACATAAGCGGCCCTGGTATCTAAGGACTCCATCTCCAGTTAGCTCAAATAAAGGTTGTCGTTGTTGTGGAATACTTTCCCTCAGTTTTATAAGCTCAGGATCCTCGTGTTGTCGCTCTTTCACTTCAGTAACAAAAGAAGATTTTGCCGTATTCTAAACGAGAATTCGTCCACCCTCTGCATCTACCAAACGCACCTGCAAACTAGCTAGCTGGCATAGATATTTGGTCATCTTGACCTTATCAGCTTCAACATGGCTTAGACTGCCCATGGACTTCCGGCTAAGGGCATCAGcaacatcatagtcctttagtaattctagccatcttctttgtcgtAGGTTCAGCTCCCTCTGTTTAAATAAATATGGAAGGCTCTGGTGGTCGGTGAAAACATCAATGtgaaccccatatagataatgccgccaaatctttagggcaaATACAACTGCGGCTAACTCAATATCGTGCGTAGGATAGTTCTGTTCATGTTTTTGCAACTGTCTGGAGGCGTACgcgataaccttaccatgctgcataagAACATAACctaggccaattcacgaggcatcacaatatacaacataaCCCTCGGTGCCATCCGGAAGAGTCAAGACAGATGCCGTAGTAAGCCTTTTCTTTAGTTCCTGAAAACTTTATTCACATgcctcagtccactgaaacttagctcccttatgTGTCAGTTTCGTCAATGGTGCAGAGATAgaggaaaatccctccacaaaccttcggtaataccctgccaagcctAAAAAGCTACAAACCTCTGTCGGATTCAAGGGCCTCGGCCAAGTCATCACAGCTTCAATCTTTTGGccatcaaccttgataccatcgttggtaataacatgaccaagaaaagctacagaagttagccaaaatttacatttagagaatttagcatataacctgTAGTCCTGGAGAGTCTACAATACAACTCGCAAGTGGTCCGCATGCTCGGCTTCCGATCGCGAATAtatcaggatgtcgtcaataaacacaatcacaaattcatccaagaatggtttgaatacccggttcataagatccataaaggctgctagggcatttgtaagcccgaaagacatgacaagaaatTCGAAATGGCCATACCTCGTCCTAAATGCTATTTTTGGGATATCAATATCCCTGACTCGTAGCTGATGATAACCGGATCGCAAGTCGATCTTCGAAAAGcatttggcaccttgtaactggtcgaacaagtcatcaatctgtggaagaggatacttattcttgatagtgactttatttagttgcctgtagtcaatgcacatccgcaaggacccatctttctttcgaaCAAAGAGCACCGGAGCACCCTATGGGGATGTACTTgacctaataaagcctttatcgagcaagtccttcagttgttcctttaattctctTAGCTCTGCAAGATCCATTCTGTAGggaggaatggatataggctgcgcatcaggaagcaaatctatagcgaaatcgatttccctttcggggggaattcctggaagctcgtcagggaataccgtcgggaattcattcacaataggaaCCGACTGAAGAgtcactggctccttatctatatccctaacatgaaccagatagtatatacaacctttagcaataaacttccgagccctaaggtatgaaataaacttACCCTTGGGCGTGGCTGCATTACCTTTCCATTCAAGGACAGGCTCACCAGGAAAATGAAATTGGACCAACTTTGCACGACAATCAATATTagcataacaagctgccaaccaatccatacccataatgacatcgaagtctagcataaccaattcaactaaatCAATAGAGGTTGGAAGGTCATTAATTAACACTGTACAATCTCGATAGACATGATTAGCTACAATATAGCTGCCAACTGGAGACACCTCAACTGGCTGTGGCAACAACTCAGATCTCATGTCAAGCTTACCagcaataaatggagtaatatatgaaaatgtagagccGGGATCCATCAATGCATAAATGGCATGAGAATATATTGTCAATATACCTGCGACAACATCTAGGGATGCCTCTGAATCCTGTGGGCCTGTGAGTGCATAAAAGCGGTTCTGGCCACCACTAGAACCTGAGGTGTCTCCTCCACCTCTCCCCCTACCACGGCCCTGAGTAGATTGTGGACCTGGCCAGGGAGCACGGACTGAGGGCGAAGAGGCTGCTGTGAATCCTGAAGGCTGAGCTGGTGTACCTCTGCCTAACCCCGGGCACCGGCTAATATAATGTCCTGTCTGCCCACAATGAAAACATGCACTCGAACCCTGTCTACATTTCCTGGTGTGCAGCTTACCGCACTGAGTACATGGAGGAGTAAGTTGTCTCATCTGTGTAGAATGCTCCTGTCGACGGCCCTCAGGCTGGCCTGAGCTCTGCCCTGGTCCTGACTGAATATAACGATCAAACCGCTGGCCCTGCATCTGTGGTGGGAAACTACCTGCTGACCGAGGTGGATATCGATGGAGTGGGGGCCTAAAATCAACTCGTGGCACCCTATAAGACCCCATAGTACGAGCCCTCTTACTCTGCTCCCTATCCCTGCGAGTATCACGAATCCGACGGGAAAGGTCCTCTGTAGTCTGAGCGAAAGCCTGTATGCGGAAAATATCTACATCATCCGATAGGGATGCAACCCTACAGTCTCTAATCAGATGATCCCCCAAACCATCCACATAATGATGAACTCTAGCCCTCATTGTACGTACTATATCTggtgcataccttgccaaagataTAAACTTATGGCTATAATCCCTCACACTCATATCCCCCTGCTTTAGGCTAAGAAACTGGTCAAGACGGGCCTCTCGAACCTCCCGTGGAAAATAATGGGCTAAAAAGCCTCAGAGAAGTCCTCCCACTCTGTTGGCGGAGCATCAGGTCCTCTAGATCTCTCCCATGCCTCATACCATAGGACGGCTACATCACGTAGTCGAAAAGAAGCCAACTCCACAGCCTCAGTGATGGAGGCATGCATCACCCTCAATACTCTATACATATAGTCTataaaatcctggggatcctcagtggaATTGGATCCTGTAAATAATGGAGGGGCCAAGTGAAGAAACTCTCGTACCGTCGAGCTTCCTATCCGATCTCTCCGGGCATCTGCTCCTGACTCTAGCTGTCGCTCATGAATAGAAACCATCCTAGTCAGCAACTGAACAGCCTCCCTCATCCCCTGCTCCCCAGTCTCTGATGGGGGAACAATAGGTGCTGGAGGTCCTGTGTCTCTAGCTGCCTCAGGTACCAATGGAACTGGTGAGGCTGGGGGTACTGCATCTCTCTGGGCTCCAACAAGTGCTGGGGAAGCTGAAACTAGGGGTACTGGAGACTCACTGTGAGCCTCTAAGGGAAATCTATCCCTCTGACCTGGTGGGGAATGACTGGTACCTTCCCCCGGATCCATACCTATCTCTCGCTGTGCCATATCCTGAGCGTAGGTAGCCTGTTAGATAGGAAACAcaaagcacgatttagatttcatatGTTCTTATAACTTCGCTTTATAGCACGATCTATTAATTGAAAGAAATGTAACCTTTCCTAAATGCCtcatagcctcctgattataagtgtggtgcacaactcACCCATAAGCAAGACTCTACTTGACCGGTTACCCTCACTCTCATTTTGTGAGGAGTAGTAGTTGTATTTTGCAAGTGCAGTAAGAAATACTTATAAAGTAAATTTATTCCTTTTCAGATGTTTGCCTTTTTAATCTGCCATGTCTAGATTAATACTTGTATGCCTTATTTTTTTCAGAGCATTCTGTTCTTGGAGTAATGTATCAATTAAATACTCTTGGAATAATATATCAATTAACTACTTATTACTGTATCCAATTAGATTTGATCACATTTCATTAATTATGTTATTTGTTCATCTACATATGACTTTGGAATTGCAGATATGGCACCTAGGGGAGGTGGAGAACGTAGATATGCTGAAAACAGGAATGCAAACACACTGAGATCTCCTGAGATGTTGAGTCCCACATCTAATTAGTCACCATTATCACCTGAACCTCCAGTTATAGAAACGCCACATTCGGATGCAGCTATAAACAGATCCTTACCATCTTCATCTTCTGATCTCGGTACACCTGGAGATGAAATCCGATCAACAAGTTCGACAAACACAAGTGGTGGTAACCGTATCCCAATTACAATCGTCCTTGGAGGGTAAGAGTACAAGTGTCatctatttatatttttttatttatttttgttttgtgcTTATCTGGTGTGTATCAGTGCATCTTTGTGAAGTCATACCTGATTGTTTAGCATCTAGAAAGATAGATACATATTTAGACTATTGGGATAGACATGTTGAGGCACAATTTGTTATAGTATTCCAGTTAGCGAaatctttttttatcttttttatatGGTACGTAGGACAAGCACTTCAAATGAACATGTCATTTGATTTTCTACTCTAACAGCAGGGTGCTCATATCCAAAAACTAGAGAAAGCAGGAAAGTTCTTATCTTTTTCAATATGACTAGACAATGACTCTAGATGAATATGCTCATGGAATCGTCTTATAGAGGAAAGcttttctattttatttcatATGAAGTAAGACTTGGTCTTATTAGGAAAACTTTTGGAAGACTGTATGTGATGTGCCTATATGAGTGCATTAATGTGGTCTTCGTTGCATACCAAAATCTTAATTCCTTCATATTAACTCTAGTTAGGAGGTAACAACTCATTTACTACAGTAATtgtgtaaaataaaaatattacttaCACTTCACACAAAAAATATAAATTGGTTGTTCTCGTAAGAAGATGGACAGAAGAATGTCCCTCTTGATGATTATTAAGCACCGTCTAAGTAATTCACGTTATTTCTCAAATGCTTCTTGAAAGAATATGAAAGCTTTAAATGGAATGGAGTAATAAAATAATTCGTTTCTTATTTACTCAAGTCTGGAGCCGGGCAATCAAGTCGCTCGGTCTATCACAAAAATCTTCAAGGAGAAACTGGATCATGAAGGACATAATTGGAAGTCTGTTACACCAGAGACAAAAAACTTCTATTGGGAAGAGTTTAAGGTAAAGTTATAGTACTAATTATCATTTGAATAATGGACTTTGTACATTTTAAATTTCTGATGTATCAATCTTGTGTTTCATCTGTTCTGTGCGCATTCCAAAAAGCACTGGTTCGGGGCTTCTGACATCTCTGATTTGATTAATACTAGGGTGGGTAGCCAAACAAAATCTGGTTAGTAGTCTTCAATGTCGAGATGTATAGGAGATATGGGATGGTTATGATGAACTAataaacaaatgcattagaagTATGCTTTAGTTGGCTAGGGAGAATGCAGTTCTTTACTTTGTTAGTTTCTGGACAGACAATTCAGTAGTCCGACCTAAAATGTGGGAGAAATCATGATATCGTGAATGAGCTCCTAATTATTTCATCTACTGCTATTAATTCTATCAGAAGTAGACTATTATCCATCTCTTACATCTTTGAGAAACCTTGTAATCATGGTTAAGTCCTTCTAGTTTCGTCATATTGGTATTTTTTTCTTCAGAATATCCTTCTGCTGAGTACATATGTGATACATTTATCAGAATTTCACGATACTTGAATTCCTCTCATTGCAATATCTTATTTTTGTTGCATAATTAGTGAAAAACAATCATAATCCTTATATATAACAGCTTTTATAACATTCAAGACTTCTTAGTTTTAGTGTTTTATGCTGCTATAAATACATACACATCAGTAATGCAAGATAAAAGGATGAAAAATAGAAAACTTAATACCTTAATATTATACTAGTTAGTTTCCCTTTCTGCCAAATGTACAAATGTCATGAAGTAACTACTGCATGAATTATTTTAAGATCTCATATTTCCTTCAACTTCCAGAATATACATATGTTGAACTGTATAGGTTCTGGGCCAAGCATCGTCATTTATCAAGTACCTTGACAGAGCAATTCTAGGACTGCTCTGTCCTGCGGCACCAGTGTCCGAGAAGAACTAGGGGAAATTTATAATGACCACAACAGTAAGGATGGAATAAGCATAAACTTTTGGTCCTATATGTTGATAATAATTGTGTGGCAAAGGTTTTTGCTGTCTTGAGGGATCACAGTTCTTTCTTAGTATTTGGTTGATGATCTCTGTTATTAACTTGATTTCTAGATCAGTAAATTTTTTTCTTTAGCTAGGCTAGAAGATCCTTCTCATTCCTTTTAGATATTTGgagctattctttttttttttaaataagatCGATAATATTTGGAGTTCCTTTAtctttcttgagccgagagtctactACACTGGgtaagttgttgttgttgttatcaatATCTTGTGTTATTTTTCATTTGATCTTCTCACACATAAACGATTTCAATGGGACACTGCAATTGAAGGTGCCATACAGGATAAGTTTATGAGCAAATGTGCAGAACGATACAAGGGTATGTTATCTGAAGCAAGACTTTGTGAGAAGAAGCGCAAACATATTCCAGTATCTATTTGGGAGAGCTGGAAGCCTCACTGGGAGACTGAGGCTTTTAAAGCCAAGTCCGCGCAATGCTCAAGGAATCGACTAAGTGAGAAAGGTGGTGAAGGGTCTGGTCCCTCACGCCATACAGGAGGCTCCAGAACTCACCGAGAACATGCAAGACTACTGGTATATTCATTTTTCTTTAGCCAAGTTATAATATCTCCAAAGCTAGTGATTATGTATTAATATAGTGAACGTGATTTTCAATTTTAGACGAAAGAACTAGGAAAACCAGCTCATCCACATGAGCTTCTGAATAAGACACATGTCAAGGCGAACAAGGAGTTTGTGGACCAGAAATCTAAGAGCACATATGTAAGTTACTATA
This DNA window, taken from Nicotiana tabacum cultivar K326 chromosome 4, ASM71507v2, whole genome shotgun sequence, encodes the following:
- the LOC142180365 gene encoding uncharacterized protein LOC142180365; amino-acid sequence: MSKCAERYKGMLSEARLCEKKRKHIPVSIWESWKPHWETEAFKAKSAQCSRNRLSEKGGEGSGPSRHTGGSRTHREHARLLTKELGKPAHPHELLNKTHVKANKEFVDQKSKSTYDAIMSKIASASQPEDGSSEPH